Proteins from one Rhizobium bangladeshense genomic window:
- a CDS encoding FdhF/YdeP family oxidoreductase: MKDNRPEGIEQYDHPAGGWDALKAVARTLADQRVVAQGTMTLLKANQPEGFDCPGCAWPDPKHTSSFEFCENGAKAITWESTAKRSGPEFFAKHSLSELWGWTDHKLEDAGRLTLPLRYDSSSDRYEPIGWDEAFRLVAQELNKLDRPDQAEFYTSGRASNEAAFLYQLFVRAYGTNNFPDCSNMCHEATSVGLPKSIGVGKGTVTLEDFDYADAIFSFGHNPGTNHPRMMTTLHNAARRGIPIVVFNPLKERALERFAAPQDPVEMATLSSRPIASAYYQVRAGGDLAALKGIMKAVLELDAVDRDAGGPGFLDRVFIEEHTAGFEMLRSDVENTPWERIVAISGLAREAIESAARLYANARNVIVCYGMGITQHTKGTSNVQQIANLLMLRGNIGKRGAGIAPIRGHSNVQGDRTVGITEIPNKALLDGMERAFGFRPPGKKGHNAVEAIEAIAAGRSKALVCLGGNLAVAMSDPDVTFEAMRKLDLVVHIATKLNRSHLLTAKTSIILPCLGRTDLDMQATGPQAVTVEDSMSMVHASRGFLRPPGEMLKSEPAIIAGIAKATLGDRYAIDWDWLVGDYDRIRDKIEEVFPDFGDFNRRVRVRGGFRLDVAASFRRWNTENGKANFLVAAGLDEDPLLDNPDALVLTTIRSHDQYNTTVYGLDDRYRGVFGRRDVIFMNRDDLARRGLNDGDRIDVCGLAGQGERQCVVRGFTAVAYDIPSGSAAGYYPEMNAVVALGHYDRLSGTPSYKGVPVTISAAGRPGVETASVG, from the coding sequence ATGAAGGATAACCGTCCGGAAGGCATCGAGCAGTACGATCATCCAGCAGGCGGATGGGACGCGTTGAAAGCCGTCGCCAGGACACTTGCGGATCAGCGGGTCGTCGCGCAAGGAACGATGACGCTGCTCAAGGCGAACCAGCCGGAGGGTTTCGATTGTCCCGGCTGCGCCTGGCCGGATCCCAAGCACACTTCATCGTTCGAGTTCTGCGAGAACGGCGCGAAAGCCATTACCTGGGAGTCGACCGCCAAACGATCCGGACCGGAGTTCTTCGCCAAGCATAGCCTCTCGGAGCTTTGGGGCTGGACGGACCATAAGCTGGAAGATGCCGGCCGCCTGACCCTCCCCCTGCGCTACGACAGCAGCAGCGATCGCTATGAGCCGATCGGATGGGACGAGGCTTTCAGGTTGGTTGCGCAGGAACTGAATAAACTCGATCGGCCGGATCAGGCGGAATTCTACACCTCCGGCCGTGCCTCCAACGAAGCCGCCTTCCTCTACCAGCTTTTCGTGCGCGCCTATGGGACCAATAACTTCCCTGACTGCTCGAATATGTGCCACGAAGCGACCAGCGTCGGTCTGCCGAAATCGATCGGAGTCGGCAAGGGCACCGTCACGCTGGAAGACTTTGATTACGCGGATGCGATCTTCAGCTTCGGCCACAATCCCGGTACGAACCATCCCCGCATGATGACTACGCTCCACAATGCTGCCCGGCGAGGCATTCCGATTGTAGTATTCAATCCTTTGAAGGAACGGGCATTGGAACGATTTGCGGCACCGCAGGACCCGGTGGAGATGGCGACGTTGTCCTCTAGGCCAATCGCATCCGCCTATTACCAGGTCCGCGCCGGCGGCGACCTGGCAGCGCTCAAGGGCATTATGAAGGCCGTGCTCGAATTGGATGCGGTGGACCGGGACGCCGGTGGACCGGGATTTCTCGACCGCGTCTTCATCGAAGAACATACCGCCGGGTTCGAGATGCTGCGATCAGATGTCGAGAACACGCCGTGGGAGAGGATCGTTGCAATCAGCGGCCTTGCCAGGGAAGCTATCGAAAGCGCTGCCCGGCTTTATGCAAATGCCAGGAATGTCATCGTCTGCTACGGCATGGGGATAACGCAGCACACCAAGGGCACCAGCAATGTACAGCAGATCGCCAATCTGTTGATGCTGCGCGGCAACATAGGCAAGCGGGGCGCCGGAATCGCGCCGATCCGCGGCCATTCCAACGTGCAAGGCGACAGGACGGTGGGAATTACGGAGATTCCGAACAAGGCGCTGCTTGACGGGATGGAGCGTGCGTTCGGGTTCCGCCCACCCGGTAAGAAGGGCCATAATGCCGTAGAGGCGATTGAGGCTATCGCCGCGGGCAGATCCAAGGCGCTCGTGTGTCTCGGCGGCAATCTCGCCGTGGCCATGTCCGATCCCGACGTGACCTTCGAGGCCATGCGCAAGCTCGATCTCGTCGTCCACATTGCGACAAAGCTCAACCGGTCACATCTCCTCACCGCGAAGACATCGATAATCCTGCCTTGCCTCGGCCGTACCGATCTGGACATGCAGGCAACGGGCCCGCAGGCAGTGACGGTGGAGGATTCCATGTCCATGGTTCACGCTTCGCGGGGTTTCCTGAGGCCGCCGGGGGAAATGCTGAAATCGGAACCGGCGATCATAGCCGGCATTGCCAAGGCAACGCTTGGCGACCGCTATGCGATAGACTGGGACTGGCTTGTCGGCGACTATGACCGCATTCGCGACAAGATAGAGGAGGTCTTTCCCGATTTCGGCGATTTCAATAGACGCGTGCGCGTGCGCGGCGGTTTTCGCCTCGACGTCGCGGCCTCGTTTCGCCGCTGGAATACTGAAAACGGCAAAGCCAACTTCCTCGTCGCGGCCGGTCTCGATGAGGACCCCCTCCTCGACAACCCCGACGCACTCGTCCTCACCACCATCCGCAGCCATGATCAGTATAATACAACGGTCTACGGTCTCGACGATCGCTATCGCGGAGTGTTCGGCCGACGCGACGTCATCTTCATGAACAGGGATGATCTGGCCAGGCGCGGCCTCAATGACGGCGATCGTATCGATGTATGCGGACTTGCGGGGCAAGGCGAAAGGCAATGCGTCGTGCGGGGCTTTACCGCGGTTGCCTACGATATACCGAGTGGTTCTGCAGCTGGGTATTACCCGGAGATGAACGCTGTCGTGGCGCTCGGCCACTACGACCGTCTTTCGGGCACGCCGTCCTATAAGGGTGTGCCGGTCACGATATCGGCCGCCGGCAGGCCGGGGGTAGAGACCGCCTCTGTCGGTTGA
- a CDS encoding HlyD family secretion protein: MDGQPNPVLMPVPSRPEDDEGARAKRSTASEASPVTAGAFRRLAVPLVAVAAVSAAVAWAMMDWNSWTAGADRQMTDDAVISADVSTLSAQISGMIKSTPVADYQRVTKGQVVAEIDPREYDAAVEAASANLASAQASLSNLANQIELQMAVVRAAEAQNASALAQQTQTEQEFQRQKQLGEATSQHELQQAQAAYLQAEAAVNSTAAAIEQQKAQLKVLQGQEPLLQAEVRAAQANLDTAQVRQSYTRILAPFDGVLGRKLVHEGDVVGAGAGIVAEIPLPNVYVTANFKETQLARMKPGQRADITVDTFPGQVLHGKVADLSPASGAVFALLPPDNATGNYTKVVQRIPVRIDFDADQPLIGQMRPGMSVIVTIDTPAGGDR, translated from the coding sequence ATGGACGGCCAACCCAATCCGGTTTTAATGCCCGTTCCCTCGCGTCCTGAGGACGACGAAGGCGCACGAGCCAAGCGCTCCACCGCTTCCGAAGCTTCGCCCGTGACCGCGGGAGCCTTCAGGCGTCTTGCCGTTCCGCTTGTTGCCGTCGCAGCCGTGAGCGCAGCCGTTGCTTGGGCCATGATGGACTGGAACAGTTGGACCGCAGGCGCCGACCGTCAGATGACCGACGATGCCGTTATCAGTGCCGATGTCTCGACCTTGAGCGCCCAAATAAGCGGAATGATCAAAAGCACCCCGGTTGCAGACTATCAAAGAGTGACGAAGGGGCAGGTGGTGGCCGAGATCGATCCACGCGAATACGACGCCGCCGTCGAAGCGGCTAGCGCCAATCTCGCCTCCGCTCAGGCCTCCCTGTCAAATCTCGCCAATCAGATCGAATTGCAGATGGCGGTCGTGCGCGCAGCAGAAGCGCAAAATGCCTCAGCTCTCGCGCAGCAGACGCAGACGGAACAAGAGTTCCAGCGGCAGAAGCAACTCGGCGAGGCGACGTCCCAGCATGAACTTCAGCAAGCTCAGGCGGCCTATCTGCAGGCCGAAGCTGCCGTGAATTCCACTGCCGCGGCGATCGAGCAGCAGAAGGCGCAGCTGAAGGTACTACAGGGGCAGGAGCCGCTTTTGCAGGCCGAGGTCAGGGCGGCCCAGGCAAACCTTGATACCGCGCAGGTCCGCCAGAGTTACACGCGTATCCTTGCTCCTTTCGACGGTGTTCTTGGCCGCAAGCTTGTCCACGAGGGCGATGTCGTCGGTGCAGGCGCCGGCATCGTTGCCGAAATTCCCCTGCCGAATGTCTATGTGACGGCAAATTTCAAAGAGACGCAGCTTGCCCGCATGAAGCCGGGTCAAAGGGCCGATATCACCGTCGACACATTCCCCGGACAGGTGCTGCACGGCAAGGTCGCCGATCTTTCCCCGGCCAGCGGGGCGGTCTTCGCGCTCCTGCCGCCCGACAATGCGACTGGGAACTATACTAAAGTCGTCCAGCGCATCCCTGTCAGAATAGACTTCGACGCCGACCAGCCGCTGATCGGCCAGATGCGGCCGGGAATGTCTGTCATCGTCACCATCGATACTCCGGCGGGGGGCGATCGGTGA
- a CDS encoding MFS transporter produces the protein MSQLLLVFGPLTSGRTTSRPYLIVSALLLASFVVGFDTRVFAVGLPDIRGAYSLGADEASWLSTIANAPQILIASAVAWLVTVFGIRRVMIPSALAYAAISFTIPEVTGGTSLFILHACRGLLLGVFIPATLMAIFRNLPTKYWLIGIALYALRVPLSQSLGFVLVGIYGDYLGWQWLYWQDVIVAPIIALLLIVAAPREDTNIGLLEKADWGGMLLLGSSMTLLYIGLDQGNRLDWFQSGVVTSLLAGGAVLAACFFINESLVERPWAHASVILSRNIGIGYAVIICFSLCSVGGSIAVPGFLQNVGGLRPVAISYLYFIAAVIPVFLFTGVAVVFQRRVDARLCIIIGLSMMGVGALFGSQLTNVWSPSNFLLTVLFYTAGQSFAFFSTVVYLIANSDPARSTAVSAYIQVIRLGSVELATSLMTTWLRQREQFHSNVLGHRITAASPELHAWSAKVATLLDNSARSGLEVLSVAATQIRAQAYVLAYADILMLSFWSAVAGLALVSLMGAMPFGPLHPDFTHEQSSRRPR, from the coding sequence GTGAGCCAGCTTTTGCTCGTCTTCGGGCCGCTTACCAGCGGCAGGACCACAAGCCGCCCCTATCTCATCGTCTCAGCGCTGCTCCTGGCATCCTTCGTCGTCGGTTTCGACACGCGAGTCTTCGCGGTCGGCCTGCCGGATATACGTGGCGCGTATTCGCTCGGCGCCGACGAAGCGTCCTGGCTCAGCACAATCGCCAATGCGCCGCAAATCCTGATCGCCTCGGCAGTCGCCTGGCTTGTCACCGTGTTCGGCATCCGCCGCGTCATGATCCCTTCCGCCCTCGCCTATGCGGCCATTTCCTTTACGATCCCCGAGGTCACCGGCGGCACGTCGCTCTTTATCCTCCACGCCTGCAGGGGCCTTCTGCTCGGGGTGTTCATTCCCGCGACGCTGATGGCAATCTTCCGAAATCTCCCGACGAAGTATTGGCTGATCGGCATCGCCCTTTACGCGCTGCGAGTTCCGCTGTCGCAAAGCCTTGGTTTCGTGCTGGTCGGCATTTACGGCGACTATCTTGGCTGGCAGTGGCTCTATTGGCAGGATGTGATCGTTGCTCCGATCATCGCACTTCTATTGATCGTAGCTGCACCCAGGGAAGACACCAACATTGGCCTGCTCGAAAAGGCCGATTGGGGCGGAATGCTGTTGCTGGGATCATCCATGACGCTGCTTTATATAGGGCTAGACCAGGGCAACCGGCTCGACTGGTTCCAGTCCGGCGTTGTAACCTCGCTTCTGGCAGGCGGTGCCGTTCTTGCAGCCTGCTTCTTCATCAACGAAAGCCTTGTCGAGCGACCCTGGGCGCATGCAAGCGTCATCCTTTCGCGCAACATCGGTATCGGTTACGCCGTCATCATCTGTTTCAGCCTTTGCAGCGTCGGCGGTTCAATAGCCGTTCCTGGCTTCTTGCAGAATGTCGGCGGTCTGAGGCCGGTCGCGATCTCGTATCTTTACTTCATCGCCGCTGTCATACCGGTATTTCTATTCACGGGCGTAGCCGTCGTGTTCCAGCGGCGGGTTGATGCCAGGCTTTGCATCATCATCGGTCTTTCCATGATGGGGGTCGGGGCGCTCTTCGGATCGCAACTGACCAATGTGTGGTCACCGTCTAACTTCTTGCTTACTGTGCTATTTTACACCGCCGGCCAGTCGTTCGCCTTTTTCTCGACCGTCGTTTACCTCATCGCCAATTCCGACCCCGCGCGCTCGACAGCGGTATCGGCCTACATCCAGGTCATCAGACTTGGCAGCGTTGAGCTGGCAACCAGCCTTATGACAACCTGGCTGCGACAAAGGGAGCAGTTCCATTCGAACGTTCTGGGACATCGGATCACTGCCGCCTCGCCTGAACTGCACGCATGGTCCGCAAAAGTGGCGACACTTCTCGATAATTCCGCCCGGAGCGGCCTGGAGGTGCTGTCGGTAGCGGCGACGCAAATCCGTGCTCAGGCTTACGTGTTGGCCTATGCCGATATCCTCATGTTGTCCTTCTGGTCGGCCGTCGCTGGGCTGGCACTGGTGTCCCTGATGGGAGCGATGCCTTTTGGGCCGCTGCACCCAGATTTCACGCATGAACAATCGTCACGGCGCCCGCGGTGA
- a CDS encoding sensor histidine kinase, which yields MSIASRMFRPREMQSGRHHLLFPVLAAALAAAVFYVDTYTDLESAIAVIYVVTMLLAAQAVTRLGLLAIAATCAAMTLLSYAVTHGHDGDLQSTIRLIVALAALVVTTMLLLKTESARLTLLSINDALKESEARYRSIFDRTRVALWERDYSRLHAKLMNLKQQGVVNIKEYARENPGFTDNCIDLIKVVASNEAARELLGPQSSAIGELKPSIIAAKEKFLDVMQAIMNDERMFEDKVELRTDSNEDKLALLSISFPKEPAAFNRVIVSMVDVTQRELAAKALADAQAELTRASKAAAVGAMSASLAHELNQPLGAIIVNAQTLLRWLSREPPDLPAARRSAERMIRDSQRASDIIQNTRSLLAQSKGRVETIGLDDLVDETLILMEHELQRSGTTVRVEREDTPPLRAVKIELQQVLINLITNAIQAMDSAGIRERFITVRIAVQDREHIRVTVRDSGPGIAADAKDKLFAPFFTTKAAGMGMGLSICRTTLEARGGRLDGGNHPDGGAVFEMSLPIRPEMEYA from the coding sequence ATGTCGATCGCGTCAAGGATGTTTCGCCCTCGCGAGATGCAAAGCGGAAGGCACCATCTGTTATTTCCAGTGCTGGCCGCAGCGCTCGCCGCGGCAGTATTCTATGTCGACACCTATACAGATCTAGAAAGCGCGATTGCGGTGATTTACGTGGTGACGATGCTTCTCGCCGCCCAGGCAGTCACCCGTCTCGGGTTGCTCGCGATTGCCGCGACATGCGCAGCGATGACGCTGCTGTCTTATGCCGTTACCCACGGGCATGATGGCGATCTGCAGTCAACCATCCGCCTCATTGTCGCCCTTGCTGCGCTGGTCGTTACGACCATGCTGCTGCTGAAAACCGAGTCCGCTCGGCTGACACTGCTTTCCATCAATGATGCCCTGAAGGAGAGCGAGGCGCGGTATCGTTCCATCTTCGACCGGACCCGCGTAGCCCTGTGGGAAAGAGATTATTCGAGACTTCATGCCAAGTTGATGAACCTGAAGCAGCAAGGTGTCGTCAACATCAAGGAATACGCGCGCGAAAATCCGGGTTTTACAGACAATTGCATCGACCTTATCAAGGTCGTCGCATCCAATGAAGCGGCAAGGGAGCTGCTCGGACCCCAGTCCTCCGCGATAGGTGAGCTGAAGCCATCGATCATTGCGGCTAAGGAGAAGTTTTTGGACGTGATGCAGGCAATCATGAACGATGAACGCATGTTCGAAGACAAGGTCGAATTGCGCACCGACAGCAACGAAGACAAGCTTGCCCTGCTGAGCATCAGCTTTCCAAAGGAACCAGCCGCTTTCAACAGGGTCATCGTGAGCATGGTCGACGTCACCCAGCGCGAACTCGCCGCGAAAGCGCTCGCGGATGCGCAGGCAGAACTGACGAGAGCGTCGAAAGCCGCCGCCGTCGGCGCCATGTCCGCCTCGCTCGCCCATGAATTGAACCAGCCGCTCGGCGCGATCATCGTCAATGCGCAGACACTGCTTCGCTGGCTTAGCCGGGAGCCCCCCGACCTTCCGGCTGCACGCCGCTCGGCCGAAAGGATGATCCGAGACAGCCAGCGTGCCAGCGACATCATCCAGAATACGAGAAGCCTGCTGGCCCAATCCAAAGGCCGGGTCGAGACGATTGGGCTTGACGACCTCGTCGACGAGACGCTGATCCTCATGGAGCACGAACTTCAACGAAGCGGCACGACAGTTCGGGTCGAAAGAGAGGACACGCCTCCTTTAAGAGCTGTGAAGATCGAGCTACAGCAGGTGTTGATCAATCTCATCACCAATGCCATCCAGGCGATGGACAGCGCTGGCATTCGGGAGCGCTTCATCACTGTGCGCATAGCGGTACAGGATAGGGAGCATATCCGCGTGACCGTGCGCGACAGTGGGCCCGGCATAGCAGCGGATGCAAAGGATAAACTGTTTGCACCGTTCTTCACGACGAAGGCGGCAGGCATGGGAATGGGGCTCTCCATCTGCCGCACGACCCTTGAGGCTCGCGGCGGAAGGCTTGATGGCGGCAACCATCCGGATGGTGGAGCGGTCTTTGAAATGTCGCTGCCGATCAGACCGGAGATGGAATATGCCTGA
- a CDS encoding response regulator transcription factor encodes MPDMRKAKEPSAPVVFIVDDDVSMREALTDLFRSMKFDIEAFESTATFLEKADLSRPGCILLDVRLPGVSGLDFQVQLESIGSKMPVVFMTGFGDIPMSVRAMKAGAVDFLTKPFKEQDILDAVSTAMERDAQRRRQIAQSAAVVSLAETLTPREREVMDAVVRGLMNKQIAFELGISEVTVKLHRGNVMRKMEVRSVADLVRKAEVLGARERPTVS; translated from the coding sequence ATGCCTGACATGCGCAAAGCCAAGGAACCTTCCGCTCCCGTGGTTTTCATCGTTGATGACGATGTGTCGATGAGAGAGGCGCTGACCGATCTGTTCCGCTCTATGAAATTCGATATCGAGGCTTTCGAGAGCACGGCCACCTTTCTGGAGAAAGCCGATCTGAGCCGGCCCGGCTGTATCCTCCTCGACGTTCGGCTGCCTGGAGTCAGCGGCCTCGATTTCCAGGTGCAGCTCGAGAGCATCGGCAGCAAGATGCCTGTCGTCTTCATGACGGGCTTCGGCGACATTCCGATGAGCGTTCGGGCGATGAAGGCAGGCGCCGTCGACTTCCTCACCAAGCCGTTCAAGGAGCAGGACATTCTGGACGCCGTGTCGACCGCCATGGAACGCGACGCGCAGCGGCGTCGACAGATTGCACAGAGCGCGGCTGTCGTCTCGCTTGCCGAAACCCTAACCCCACGCGAACGCGAGGTCATGGATGCTGTTGTCAGGGGGCTGATGAACAAGCAGATCGCCTTCGAACTCGGCATAAGCGAGGTAACGGTGAAACTGCATCGCGGCAACGTCATGCGCAAGATGGAAGTCCGATCGGTTGCCGATCTGGTGAGAAAAGCGGAAGTGCTGGGTGCACGCGAGAGGCCAACTGTATCTTAG
- a CDS encoding response regulator transcription factor, which translates to MPFVPTIAVVDDDQAIREAMDDLIKNFGYNSCLFSSAEEFLDFEPRSEIDCMLVDVKMPGLTGTELLAELNRQGDRPPMIFVTSYDDERTRKAALSGGAFAFLRKPVDVGALIACLEAVFDGRPSV; encoded by the coding sequence TTGCCCTTTGTCCCCACCATTGCCGTCGTTGACGATGACCAGGCCATCCGTGAAGCCATGGATGATCTTATCAAGAACTTCGGCTACAATAGCTGCCTATTCTCTTCTGCGGAGGAGTTTCTCGATTTCGAGCCGCGATCGGAGATCGATTGCATGCTCGTGGACGTCAAAATGCCCGGCCTAACCGGTACCGAGCTCCTGGCCGAGCTCAACCGCCAAGGAGATCGTCCCCCGATGATCTTCGTGACGTCTTACGATGATGAGCGAACGCGAAAAGCGGCGCTAAGCGGCGGTGCCTTCGCGTTCTTGCGAAAGCCGGTGGATGTCGGCGCTCTGATAGCGTGCCTGGAGGCCGTATTCGATGGAAGGCCATCAGTGTGA